In one Dama dama isolate Ldn47 chromosome 5, ASM3311817v1, whole genome shotgun sequence genomic region, the following are encoded:
- the HCAR1 gene encoding hydroxycarboxylic acid receptor 1, whose amino-acid sequence MANRSCCLIQGYHMPEVMPPLLILAFVLGILGNGVALCGFCFHMKTWKPSTIYLFNLAMADFLLMICLPFRTDYYLRQRQWAFEDIACRVALFMLAMNRAGSIVFLTVVAVDRYFKVVHPHHMINTISNWTAVGIVCALWTLVILGTLYLLMENHLCVQEKVIACESFIMVSANGWHDVMFQLEFFLPLGIILFCSFKIIWSLKQRQHLARQSRMKKPIRFIMMVAVVFIACYLPSALARLYFLWTVPSSACNPSVHVALHVTLSFTYINSMLDPLVYYFSSPSYPKFYTKLKICTLRPRCPGCFKRPEGMPTSNLCCNSCISVANSFQSQSEVQ is encoded by the coding sequence ATGGCCAACAGGTCGTGCTGCCTCATCCAGGGGTACCATATGCCCGAGGTGATGCCGCCACTGCTAATCCTCGCCTTTGTGCTTGGCATCCTGGGCAACGGCGTCGCCCTCTGTGGTTTCTGCTTTCACATGAAGACCTGGAAGCCGAGCACCATTTACCTGTTCAACTTGGCCATGGCCGACTTCCTTCTGATGATCTGCCTGCCCTTTCGGACAGACTACTACCTCAGACAGAGGCAATGGGCGTTTGAGGATATTGCTTGTCGAGTGGCGCTCTTCATGCTGGCCATGAACAGGGCCGGAAGCATTGTCTTCCTCACAGTGGTGGCTGTGGACCGGTATTTTAAAGTGGTCCACCCCCACCATATGATAAACACCATCTCCAACTGGACTGCAGTTGGCATCGTCTGTGCCCTTTGGACCCTGGTCATCCTGGGGACTCTGTATCTTCTGATGGAGAATCATCTGTGTGTGCAAGAGAAGGTCATAGCTTGTGAGAGCTTCATCATGGTGTCGGCTAACGGCTGGCATGATGTCATGTTCCAGCTGGAGTTCTTTCTGCCCCTTGGCATCATCTTGTTCTGCTCCTTCAAGATCATTTGGAGCCTCAAGCAGAGGCAGCATCTGGCCAGGCAGAGTCGGATGAAGAAGCCTATTCGTTTCATCATGATGGTGGCGGTGGTGTTTATTGCCTGCTACCTGCCCAGTGCGTTGGCCAGACTGTATTTCCTCTGGACAGTGCCTTCCAGCGCCTGCAATCCATCCGTCCATGTGGCCCTCCACGTCACCCTCAGCTTCACCTACATAAACAGCATGCTGGATCCCCTGGTGTATTATTTTTCAAGTCCCTCATACCCCAAATTCTACACCAAACTCAAAATCTGCACTTTGAGACCTAGGTGTCCAGGATGCTTCAAGAGGCCAGAGGGGATGCCCACTTCCAACCTTTGTTGCAACAGTTGCATCAGTGTGGCAAATAGCTTCCAAAGCCAGTCTGAGGTGCAGTGA